A portion of the Mycobacterium paraseoulense genome contains these proteins:
- a CDS encoding class I adenylate-forming enzyme family protein, with the protein MSISLLLEMAASSNPDRTAVVSEDTRLTTQQLSDLADGGAGVVAGSGARHLAYVGTGGATLPLLIFAAARAGVAFTPINYRLSADGIRALIGRLPEPLVVVDGRYRDVLGEATPRLMATEEFLTAARSAEPAAEFPDPESVAIVLFTSGTTSQPKAVELSHNNLTSYVTGTVEFESADAGEAALICVPPYHIAGVSAALSNLYAGRKMVYLPTFDAREWVRLVDAERVTTATVVPTMLERIVTVLESGGHELPSLRNLAYGGSKVGLPLVRRALKLLPHVGFVNAYGLTETSSTIAVLGPDDHREAHSASEAHVAKRLGSVGRPVPGIELQIRDEDGKVLGPGEPGELFVRGEQVSGRYTGIGSVLDDEGWFPTRDVALLDEDGYLFISGRSDDTIIRGGENIAPAELEEVLIEHSHVRDVAVVGVEDPQWGQAIVAVVVPALGIDPDPEELRDHVRKSLRGSRTPDHVVFRDELPTTATGKVLRREIVKDLGALRAAPAEQ; encoded by the coding sequence ATGAGCATTTCGCTGCTGCTTGAGATGGCTGCGTCGAGCAACCCCGATCGGACGGCCGTTGTTTCCGAAGACACCCGGCTGACGACGCAGCAGCTCAGCGATCTCGCCGACGGCGGCGCCGGGGTCGTCGCCGGATCGGGTGCCAGGCACCTGGCCTACGTGGGAACCGGCGGCGCGACGCTGCCGCTGCTCATCTTCGCCGCGGCCCGCGCGGGGGTTGCCTTCACGCCGATCAACTACCGGCTGTCGGCCGACGGCATCCGGGCACTGATCGGTCGCCTGCCCGAGCCGCTCGTGGTCGTCGACGGCCGGTATCGCGACGTGCTGGGCGAGGCCACACCGCGGCTGATGGCCACCGAGGAGTTCCTGACGGCTGCGCGCAGCGCCGAGCCGGCCGCCGAATTTCCCGACCCTGAGTCCGTCGCGATCGTGTTGTTCACGTCGGGCACCACGTCGCAGCCCAAGGCCGTAGAACTCTCGCACAACAATCTGACCAGTTATGTCACCGGGACAGTGGAGTTCGAATCGGCCGACGCCGGCGAGGCAGCACTGATCTGCGTGCCGCCGTATCACATCGCCGGAGTCAGCGCCGCGTTGTCCAATCTTTATGCCGGGCGCAAGATGGTCTACCTACCCACCTTCGACGCCCGGGAGTGGGTGCGGCTGGTCGACGCCGAGCGGGTCACCACGGCGACGGTGGTGCCCACGATGCTGGAGCGGATCGTCACGGTGCTGGAGAGCGGCGGCCACGAGCTGCCGTCGCTGCGCAACCTCGCCTACGGTGGCTCCAAGGTGGGCCTGCCGCTGGTGCGCCGGGCGCTGAAACTGCTGCCGCACGTGGGTTTTGTCAACGCCTACGGCCTGACCGAGACCAGCTCGACGATCGCGGTGCTGGGCCCCGATGACCACCGGGAGGCCCACTCGGCATCGGAGGCGCACGTCGCCAAGAGGCTTGGATCGGTCGGACGCCCGGTTCCGGGCATCGAACTGCAGATCCGCGACGAGGACGGCAAGGTACTCGGACCCGGTGAACCCGGTGAATTGTTCGTCCGCGGCGAGCAGGTGTCGGGGCGCTACACCGGGATCGGCTCGGTGCTCGACGACGAGGGCTGGTTCCCGACCCGCGACGTGGCCCTGCTGGACGAGGACGGCTACCTCTTCATCAGCGGACGCAGCGACGACACGATCATCCGCGGCGGCGAGAACATCGCGCCGGCCGAGCTGGAGGAGGTGCTCATCGAGCACTCCCATGTCCGCGATGTCGCCGTGGTCGGTGTCGAGGATCCGCAATGGGGTCAGGCGATCGTCGCCGTCGTCGTGCCGGCCCTCGGGATCGATCCCGATCCCGAGGAGCTGCGCGATCACGTCCGCAAAAGCTTGCGCGGGTCGCGCACGCCGGACCACGTTGTGTTTCGCGACGAGTTACCCACCACGGCGACCGGCAAGGTCCTGCGCCGAGAGATCGTCAAGGACTTGGGTGCGTTGCGCGCCGCGCCGGCCGAGCAGTAG
- a CDS encoding TetR/AcrR family transcriptional regulator, translating to MLASAAEVMRERGAAGVTIDAVLARSGAPRGSVYYHFPDGRNQILIEALRYSGDSITAMIDDAADQGARVLLRKFVEFWERLLTEGGFSAGCPVVAAAIGSDEADAKLSAEAGAILGRWCAALTRAFTHDGFDEPCAASLAVMSIAALEGAIVLSRSTASIDPLREVGDQLEFLIKAREFVVRNKLAE from the coding sequence ATGTTGGCCAGCGCGGCCGAGGTGATGCGTGAACGCGGCGCAGCCGGGGTGACGATCGACGCTGTGCTCGCTCGCAGCGGTGCCCCGCGTGGCTCCGTCTACTACCACTTCCCCGACGGGCGCAATCAGATCCTGATCGAGGCGCTGCGGTATTCCGGTGACTCCATCACCGCGATGATCGACGATGCCGCCGACCAAGGTGCCCGCGTGCTGCTGCGCAAGTTCGTCGAGTTCTGGGAGCGTCTGCTCACCGAGGGCGGCTTCAGCGCCGGCTGCCCGGTAGTGGCCGCGGCGATCGGCTCGGACGAAGCCGACGCCAAGCTCTCCGCCGAGGCCGGCGCCATTCTGGGCCGCTGGTGTGCCGCGCTGACCCGAGCGTTCACTCACGACGGCTTCGACGAGCCATGCGCCGCATCCCTGGCGGTGATGTCGATCGCCGCCCTCGAAGGCGCCATCGTGTTGTCCCGCTCAACCGCCAGCATCGACCCGCTGCGCGAGGTCGGCGATCAGCTCGAATTCCTGATCAAAGCAAGGGAATTCGTGGTCCGCAACAAGCTCGCGGAGTGA
- a CDS encoding aldehyde dehydrogenase: protein MSDMTEYDKLFIGGKWTEPSTDEVIEVRCPATGEYVGKVPLAAAADVDAAVAAARAAFDSGPWPTTPPKERAAVIANALKLMEERKDHFIQLLAAETGQPPMGIETMHWMSSIGALNFFAGPAVDQVKWKEVRTGGYGQSIVYREPIGVVGAIVAWNVPLFLAVNKLGPALLAGCTVVLKPAAETPLSANALAEAFAEAGLPEGVLSVVPGGIETGQALTSNPGVDIFSFTGSSAVGKEIGRRAADMLKPCTLELGGKSAAIVLDDVDLAAAVPMLVFSGIMNTGQACVAQTRILAPRSRYDEIVDAVSGFVQALPVGLPSDPAAQIGSLISEKQRARVEGYIAKGIEEGARLVCGGGRPEGLNSGFFVQPTVFADVDNKMTIAQEEIFGPVLSIIPYDTEEDAIKIANDSAYGLAGSVWTSNVPHGIEIAEKIRTGTYAINWYAFDPCCPFGGYKNSGIGRENGPEGVEHFTQQKSVLMPMGHTIES, encoded by the coding sequence ATGAGCGACATGACCGAATACGACAAGCTTTTCATCGGCGGCAAGTGGACCGAGCCGTCGACCGACGAGGTGATCGAGGTGCGCTGCCCGGCCACCGGCGAGTATGTCGGGAAGGTGCCCCTGGCGGCGGCCGCCGACGTCGACGCCGCGGTCGCCGCGGCCCGCGCGGCCTTCGACAGCGGACCCTGGCCCACGACGCCCCCCAAGGAGCGCGCGGCCGTGATCGCCAACGCGCTCAAGCTGATGGAGGAACGCAAGGACCACTTCATCCAGCTGCTGGCGGCCGAGACCGGCCAGCCGCCGATGGGCATCGAGACGATGCACTGGATGAGTTCGATCGGCGCGCTGAACTTCTTCGCCGGCCCCGCCGTCGACCAGGTCAAGTGGAAAGAGGTCCGCACCGGGGGCTACGGGCAGAGCATCGTCTACCGCGAGCCGATCGGCGTGGTGGGCGCGATCGTCGCGTGGAACGTGCCGCTGTTCCTGGCGGTCAACAAGCTCGGCCCGGCGCTGCTGGCCGGCTGCACCGTGGTGCTCAAGCCGGCCGCCGAAACCCCGCTCAGCGCAAACGCCTTGGCCGAGGCCTTCGCCGAGGCGGGGCTGCCCGAGGGGGTGCTGTCGGTGGTGCCCGGCGGGATCGAGACCGGGCAGGCGCTGACCTCCAACCCGGGCGTCGACATCTTCTCCTTCACCGGCAGCTCGGCCGTCGGCAAGGAGATCGGCCGGCGCGCCGCGGACATGCTCAAGCCCTGCACGCTGGAACTCGGCGGCAAGTCGGCGGCCATCGTCCTTGACGACGTCGACCTGGCCGCCGCGGTCCCGATGCTGGTGTTCTCCGGGATCATGAACACCGGGCAGGCCTGCGTGGCCCAGACCCGCATCCTGGCGCCGCGCTCGCGCTACGACGAAATCGTGGACGCGGTAAGCGGTTTCGTTCAGGCGCTGCCGGTGGGGCTGCCGTCGGACCCGGCCGCCCAGATCGGTTCGCTGATCTCGGAGAAGCAGCGCGCCCGGGTCGAGGGCTACATCGCCAAGGGCATCGAGGAGGGGGCGCGGCTGGTGTGCGGCGGCGGCCGGCCCGAGGGCCTGAACAGCGGCTTCTTCGTGCAGCCCACGGTGTTCGCCGACGTCGACAACAAGATGACGATCGCCCAGGAGGAGATCTTCGGCCCGGTGCTGAGCATCATCCCCTATGACACCGAGGAGGACGCGATCAAGATCGCCAACGACTCCGCGTACGGCCTGGCCGGCAGCGTCTGGACTTCCAACGTGCCGCACGGCATCGAGATCGCCGAGAAGATTCGGACCGGGACGTACGCGATCAACTGGTACGCATTCGACCCGTGTTGCCCGTTCGGCGGCTACAAGAACTCCGGCATCGGCCGCGAGAACGGGCCCGAAGGCGTCGAGCACTTCACGCAGCAGAAGAGCGTGCTGATGCCGATGGGCCACACGATCGAAAGCTGA
- a CDS encoding class I SAM-dependent methyltransferase — MTPPPTRVFARRATLARALRLLSEFRFEQSDPARFYGALAADTAAMVSDLWLAAHGAPPAGRTLLDVGGGPGYFSAAFEDAGLRYLGVEPDPSEMHAAGPSLAGGPGNFVRASGMALPFADASVDICLSSNVAEHVPRPWQLGNEMLRVTKPGGLAVLSYTVWLGPFGGHEMGPAHYLGGARAAARYARKHGHPAKNNYGSSLFAVSAAEGLDWAASTGAAVAAFPRYHPRWAWWLTSVPLLREFGVSNLVLVLRPR; from the coding sequence GTGACCCCGCCTCCCACCCGAGTGTTCGCGCGGCGGGCGACCCTGGCCCGGGCGCTCCGGCTGCTGTCGGAATTCCGCTTCGAGCAGTCGGATCCGGCCCGGTTCTACGGTGCGCTGGCCGCGGACACCGCGGCGATGGTGAGCGACCTATGGCTGGCCGCGCACGGCGCGCCCCCGGCCGGCCGCACGCTGCTCGACGTCGGCGGCGGGCCCGGCTACTTCTCGGCCGCGTTCGAAGACGCCGGGCTCCGCTACCTGGGTGTCGAACCCGACCCGAGCGAGATGCACGCGGCCGGACCCTCGCTCGCGGGCGGCCCCGGAAACTTCGTCCGCGCCTCGGGCATGGCCCTGCCGTTCGCCGACGCCTCGGTGGACATCTGCCTGTCATCCAACGTCGCCGAGCACGTGCCTCGGCCGTGGCAGCTGGGCAACGAGATGCTGCGGGTGACCAAGCCGGGCGGGCTTGCCGTGCTCTCCTACACCGTCTGGCTGGGCCCGTTCGGTGGGCACGAGATGGGGCCGGCGCACTACCTCGGCGGCGCCCGGGCCGCCGCGCGGTACGCGCGCAAACACGGGCATCCGGCGAAAAACAACTACGGGTCGTCGTTGTTCGCGGTGTCCGCGGCCGAGGGCCTCGACTGGGCCGCGAGCACCGGCGCGGCCGTGGCGGCATTTCCCCGCTACCACCCGCGATGGGCATGGTGGCTGACGTCGGTGCCGCTGCTGCGGGAGTTCGGGGTCAGCAATCTGGTGCTGGTGCTGCGGCCCCGATAA
- a CDS encoding glycosyltransferase family 4 protein: protein MSALRSVLLLCWRDTGHPQGGGSETYLQRIGAQLAASGVEVTLRTARYPGAPRREVVDGVRIDRAGGRYSVYVWALLAMAAARMGLGPLRRVRPDVVVDTQNGLPFLARLVYGRRVVVLVHHCHREQWPVAGPVLGRLGWFVESRLSPWLNRRNQYVTVSLPSARDLVTLGVDNARIAVVRNGLDEAPPRSLTGPRAAAPRLVVLSRLVPHKQIEDALEAVAQLRPRVPGLHLDIVGDGWWRLRLVDHVRRLGISDAVTFHGHVDDLTKHHVLQSSWVQLLPSRKEGWGLAVVEAAQHRVPTIGYRSSGGLSDSIVDEVTGILVDNHAELVDRLEELLSDPVLRDQLGAKAHTRSGEFSWRQSADAMRTVLEAVRTGHPVSGLLGGRG from the coding sequence ATGTCTGCTCTGCGCTCCGTACTCCTGCTGTGCTGGCGCGATACCGGCCACCCGCAGGGTGGCGGCAGCGAGACCTACCTGCAGCGCATCGGAGCGCAATTGGCGGCATCCGGCGTCGAAGTCACGCTGCGCACCGCGCGCTATCCGGGAGCGCCTCGCCGCGAAGTCGTCGACGGCGTGCGCATCGACCGTGCCGGCGGCCGGTACTCCGTCTACGTCTGGGCCTTGCTCGCGATGGCGGCGGCGCGGATGGGGCTCGGACCGCTGCGGCGGGTGCGGCCCGACGTGGTCGTCGACACCCAGAACGGCCTGCCCTTCCTCGCCCGCTTGGTCTACGGCCGGCGCGTGGTGGTCCTGGTGCACCACTGCCACCGCGAGCAATGGCCGGTGGCCGGGCCGGTGCTCGGCCGGCTCGGCTGGTTCGTCGAGTCGAGGTTGTCGCCGTGGCTGAACCGGCGCAATCAGTACGTGACGGTGTCGCTGCCGTCGGCCCGCGACCTGGTGACCCTCGGGGTCGACAACGCGCGAATCGCGGTGGTGCGCAACGGGCTCGACGAGGCCCCGCCGCGTTCGCTGACCGGCCCGCGCGCCGCCGCGCCTCGACTGGTGGTGCTGTCCAGGCTGGTGCCGCACAAGCAGATCGAGGACGCGCTGGAGGCCGTCGCGCAGCTGCGGCCCCGTGTGCCGGGCCTGCACCTCGACATCGTCGGTGACGGGTGGTGGCGCCTCCGGCTCGTCGACCACGTCCGCCGGCTCGGCATCTCCGATGCGGTCACCTTCCACGGTCACGTCGACGACCTGACCAAACACCACGTGCTGCAGAGCTCGTGGGTGCAGCTGCTGCCCTCGCGCAAGGAGGGGTGGGGCCTCGCGGTGGTCGAGGCGGCCCAGCATCGGGTGCCGACCATCGGCTACCGGTCCTCGGGCGGCCTCTCGGATTCGATCGTCGACGAGGTGACCGGGATCTTGGTGGACAACCACGCCGAGCTGGTGGATCGTCTCGAGGAGCTGCTGTCCGATCCCGTGCTGCGCGACCAACTCGGCGCCAAGGCCCACACCCGAAGCGGTGAATTCTCCTGGCGGCAGAGCGCCGACGCCATGCGCACGGTCCTGGAGGCCGTGCGAACCGGCCACCCGGTCAGCGGCCTACTCGGCGGACGGGGCTGA
- a CDS encoding DUF3068 domain-containing protein produces the protein MNRAVMLRFAACGIIGLGAALLIAALLLSTYTTSRITKVPLDIDTTLISDGSGTALDSASLSTDHVVVNQNVPLVSQQQISVESPANADVVTLQVGTSVRRTDKQKDSGLLLAIVDTVTLNRKTAMAVSDDTHAGGSVQKPRAFNDENPPTAMPLRHDGLAYRFPFHTEKKTYPYFDPIAQKAFDVNYDSQEDVNGLTAYKFTQNVGYNAEGKLVAPVAYPSLYPGNEDGKVTTSAAMWGLQGGDPAEQITMTRYYAAQRTFWVDPVSGTIVKETEHANHYFARDPLKPELTLAEYKVTSNQDTVESQVNAARDERDRLALWSRVLPITCTAVGLIALVGGGLLASFSLRTESALTDPGLDRGDQDFFGRSGLEEPVPGAEAETEKLPTQRPTSRDDPGADAPTLGADEPPDAGPPEPTSSPERE, from the coding sequence GTGAACCGAGCAGTCATGTTGCGGTTCGCCGCATGCGGGATCATCGGACTCGGAGCCGCCCTGCTGATCGCCGCGCTGCTGTTATCGACGTACACCACCAGCCGGATCACCAAGGTCCCGCTCGACATCGACACCACGCTGATCAGCGACGGCAGCGGAACCGCGCTCGACTCCGCGTCGCTGTCGACCGATCACGTGGTCGTCAACCAGAACGTGCCGCTGGTGTCGCAGCAGCAGATCAGCGTCGAGTCGCCCGCCAACGCCGACGTGGTGACCCTGCAGGTCGGGACCTCGGTGCGGCGCACCGACAAGCAGAAGGACAGCGGCCTGCTGCTGGCGATCGTCGACACCGTCACCCTCAACCGCAAGACGGCGATGGCCGTCTCCGATGACACCCACGCCGGCGGCTCGGTCCAGAAGCCGCGCGCCTTCAACGACGAGAACCCGCCCACCGCGATGCCGCTGCGGCACGACGGCCTGGCCTACCGGTTCCCGTTCCACACCGAGAAGAAGACCTACCCCTACTTCGATCCGATCGCGCAGAAGGCGTTCGACGTCAACTACGACAGCCAGGAAGACGTCAACGGCCTGACCGCCTACAAGTTCACCCAGAACGTCGGCTACAACGCCGAGGGGAAGTTGGTGGCTCCGGTGGCGTACCCGTCGCTGTACCCCGGCAACGAGGACGGCAAGGTCACCACCTCCGCGGCGATGTGGGGCCTGCAGGGCGGCGACCCGGCCGAGCAGATCACCATGACCCGCTACTACGCGGCGCAGCGGACCTTCTGGGTGGACCCGGTGTCGGGCACCATCGTCAAGGAGACCGAGCACGCCAACCACTACTTCGCGCGCGACCCGCTCAAGCCCGAGCTGACCCTGGCCGAGTACAAGGTCACCTCCAACCAGGACACCGTCGAATCGCAGGTCAACGCCGCCCGGGACGAGCGGGACCGGCTGGCGCTGTGGTCGCGGGTGCTGCCGATCACGTGCACCGCCGTCGGTCTGATCGCGCTGGTCGGTGGCGGCCTGCTCGCCTCGTTCAGCCTGCGGACCGAGAGCGCGCTGACCGATCCCGGCCTGGACCGGGGCGACCAGGATTTCTTCGGCCGCAGCGGGCTCGAGGAGCCGGTGCCGGGCGCCGAGGCCGAGACCGAGAAGCTGCCCACGCAGCGCCCCACCTCGCGCGATGATCCCGGCGCGGACGCGCCCACCCTGGGCGCCGACGAGCCACCCGATGCGGGGCCGCCCGAGCCCACCAGCTCACCCGAACGGGAGTAG
- a CDS encoding acyltransferase family protein: MHPRQTVGVMDGRQAGGIRSFLPAVEGMRACAAMGVVVTHVAFQTGHSTGVTGRLFGRFDLAVAVFFALSGFLLWRGHAAAARGLAARPRTGHYLRSRVVRIMPAYLVAVVVILSLLPDADHASPTVWLANLTLTQIYVPLTLTGGLTQMWSLSVEVAFYLALPILALSTRRLPLGARVPAIAALAALSWAWGWVPVHSGSGTNPLNWPPAFFSWFAAGMVLAEWVHSPVGVPHRWARRRVVMGVVAVLAYLLAASPLAGPEGLIPGTASQFAVKTAAGSVVAFALVAPLVLDRVDTSHRLLGSTVMVTLGRWSYGLFVWHLAALAMVFPVLGTFAFTGRMPEVLVLTLIFGWAIAAVSYGLVESPCREALRRWEKREKPAEGRDAVDAEADAIAP, encoded by the coding sequence ATGCATCCCAGGCAAACTGTGGGGGTGATGGATGGCCGGCAGGCGGGCGGGATTCGCAGCTTCCTGCCGGCCGTGGAGGGGATGCGCGCCTGCGCGGCGATGGGCGTGGTCGTCACCCACGTCGCTTTCCAGACCGGACACTCCACCGGGGTGACGGGCCGCCTGTTCGGCCGCTTCGATCTCGCCGTGGCGGTGTTCTTCGCGTTGTCGGGATTCCTGTTGTGGCGCGGCCACGCCGCGGCCGCACGCGGCCTGGCCGCGCGACCCCGCACCGGCCACTATCTGCGGTCGCGGGTGGTGCGCATCATGCCCGCCTATCTGGTGGCGGTCGTCGTGATCCTGTCGCTGCTGCCCGACGCGGATCACGCCAGCCCGACGGTGTGGCTGGCCAACCTGACGCTGACCCAGATCTATGTGCCGCTCACCTTGACCGGCGGGCTGACCCAGATGTGGAGCCTCTCCGTCGAGGTGGCCTTTTATCTGGCCCTGCCGATCCTGGCGCTGTCAACCCGCCGGTTGCCGCTCGGCGCGCGGGTGCCGGCGATCGCCGCGCTGGCCGCGTTGAGCTGGGCCTGGGGCTGGGTGCCCGTCCATTCGGGATCCGGCACCAATCCGCTCAACTGGCCGCCGGCCTTCTTCTCCTGGTTCGCCGCGGGCATGGTGCTGGCCGAATGGGTCCACAGCCCGGTCGGTGTGCCGCACCGGTGGGCGCGGCGCCGCGTGGTGATGGGCGTCGTCGCGGTCCTGGCCTACCTATTGGCGGCCTCCCCGCTGGCCGGGCCCGAGGGCCTGATTCCCGGCACGGCCAGCCAGTTCGCGGTGAAGACCGCGGCCGGCTCGGTGGTGGCGTTCGCGCTGGTCGCCCCGCTGGTGCTGGACCGCGTCGACACTTCGCACCGGCTGCTGGGCAGCACCGTCATGGTGACGCTGGGCCGCTGGTCCTACGGCCTGTTCGTCTGGCACCTGGCCGCGCTGGCCATGGTGTTCCCGGTGCTCGGGACGTTCGCGTTCACCGGCCGGATGCCCGAGGTGTTGGTGCTGACGCTCATCTTCGGGTGGGCGATCGCAGCGGTCAGCTACGGGCTGGTCGAGTCACCCTGCCGGGAAGCGTTGCGGCGCTGGGAGAAACGAGAGAAGCCGGCCGAAGGCCGCGATGCGGTCGACGCCGAGGCGGACGCGATCGCGCCCTAA
- a CDS encoding type III secretion system chaperone family protein, protein MQIEPLSTDLIDRYLQSRQLRFFRSDDGEEFLMLPSYERGKLHVTLRINGLRRDVIEISINPAGHYPAAERPRLMELVNDWNRETHWPKAFVRETARPGHVSVVGENAYLLTDGIHIEALGNLVRSTVEYGADLFEKIERAICLPSAHTLEEWMDRTG, encoded by the coding sequence ATGCAGATCGAACCGCTGAGCACGGACCTGATCGACCGTTACCTGCAATCGCGTCAGTTGCGGTTCTTTCGCAGCGACGACGGCGAGGAGTTCCTGATGCTGCCCAGCTACGAGCGCGGCAAGCTACACGTGACCTTGCGGATCAACGGCCTGCGGCGCGACGTCATCGAGATCTCGATCAATCCCGCCGGCCACTACCCCGCCGCCGAGCGGCCGCGCCTGATGGAACTGGTCAACGACTGGAACCGCGAAACCCATTGGCCGAAGGCGTTTGTGCGCGAGACCGCCCGACCGGGCCACGTCAGCGTCGTCGGCGAGAACGCTTACCTGCTGACCGACGGCATCCACATCGAGGCGCTGGGCAACCTCGTCCGTTCCACCGTCGAGTACGGCGCCGACCTATTTGAGAAGATCGAGCGCGCGATCTGCCTGCCGTCCGCGCACACGCTGGAAGAGTGGATGGACCGAACCGGTTAG
- a CDS encoding AMP-binding protein, whose protein sequence is MSEPIPPIGTRISALAELAPDEPAVTCDGLTLTRAELDASTNRLARAYAERGVGVGDYVTMVLPNSVEWIQAAVACWKLGAVPQPLSARLPDAELAGLLELRPPALLVGRDHPQMPSVPAGFTPGPEHSDAALPEAVSPVWKAMGSGGSTGRPKLIESGGDSRIPAAIGYPLGAQEGDTTLVPIPLSHNTGFTTATLALLMRHHLVVMSRFDPERFLRLITDHRVTFLTTVPTIMQRALPVYHADPSSYDLSSIRRFWHMGAPCPPAVKQAWIDLLAPEKVWELYGGTELQALTFISGDQWLTHRGSVGVVVAGEMKVLDDDGNPCPPGVVGEIYMRPGAGSAPTYRYVGATAKSRDGWDSLGDLGHFDADGFLYLSDRRVDMFTVGGRNVYPAEVENALSAHPDVLSCLVVGVPDPNSGDLGQVPYALVHTADGATLDAAGVQEFLREHLAAYKVPPTTGFIEFVDTPLRDDAGKARRSAVRAEIIARLQAAEPV, encoded by the coding sequence ATGAGTGAGCCGATCCCGCCGATCGGCACCCGGATTTCGGCGCTGGCCGAGCTGGCACCCGACGAGCCCGCCGTCACCTGTGACGGGCTGACCCTCACCCGCGCGGAGCTCGACGCCTCGACGAACCGGTTGGCCCGCGCCTACGCCGAGCGTGGTGTCGGCGTCGGCGACTACGTGACCATGGTGTTGCCCAACTCCGTCGAGTGGATCCAGGCCGCGGTGGCGTGTTGGAAGCTGGGCGCGGTGCCCCAGCCGCTGTCGGCGCGGTTGCCCGACGCGGAACTGGCCGGCCTGCTGGAGCTGCGCCCGCCCGCGCTGCTGGTTGGTCGCGATCACCCCCAAATGCCCAGCGTTCCGGCCGGTTTCACGCCAGGTCCGGAGCACTCCGACGCGGCGCTGCCCGAGGCGGTCTCGCCGGTCTGGAAGGCGATGGGATCCGGTGGCAGCACCGGCCGGCCCAAGCTCATCGAATCCGGCGGTGACAGCCGGATACCGGCCGCCATCGGCTATCCCCTCGGCGCGCAGGAGGGCGACACCACGCTGGTCCCGATCCCGTTGTCCCACAACACGGGTTTCACCACCGCGACGCTCGCCCTGCTGATGCGCCACCACCTGGTCGTGATGAGCCGGTTCGACCCCGAGCGGTTCCTGCGGCTGATCACCGACCACCGCGTCACCTTCCTGACGACGGTGCCGACGATCATGCAGCGCGCGCTGCCCGTCTACCACGCCGACCCCTCTTCGTATGACCTGTCGTCGATCCGTCGGTTCTGGCATATGGGGGCGCCTTGCCCGCCGGCCGTCAAGCAGGCGTGGATCGACCTGCTGGCCCCGGAGAAGGTGTGGGAACTCTACGGCGGCACCGAATTACAGGCACTCACCTTCATCTCCGGCGACCAGTGGCTGACCCACCGCGGCTCGGTGGGCGTGGTGGTCGCCGGGGAGATGAAGGTGCTCGACGACGACGGCAACCCCTGCCCGCCCGGGGTGGTCGGCGAGATCTACATGCGTCCCGGTGCGGGCAGTGCGCCCACCTACCGCTACGTCGGCGCGACGGCGAAGAGCCGCGACGGCTGGGATTCCCTTGGGGATCTTGGCCATTTCGACGCCGACGGGTTCCTGTACCTGTCGGACCGCCGCGTCGACATGTTCACCGTGGGCGGCCGCAACGTGTACCCCGCCGAGGTCGAGAACGCGTTGTCGGCGCACCCCGACGTGTTGTCCTGCCTCGTCGTCGGCGTCCCCGACCCGAACTCCGGCGACCTGGGCCAGGTGCCCTACGCGCTGGTGCACACGGCCGACGGCGCCACACTGGACGCCGCGGGCGTGCAGGAGTTCCTGCGCGAACACCTCGCCGCGTACAAGGTGCCGCCCACCACCGGCTTCATCGAGTTCGTCGACACTCCCCTGCGTGACGACGCCGGCAAGGCCCGGCGGTCGGCGGTGCGCGCCGAGATCATCGCGCGGCTGCAGGCCGCCGAGCCGGTCTGA